The DNA region CCGGCTACGGGCAGGctctattgtcaagacgtagcCCAAGGAGCTACAAACAGGTTGGACTGGAGTCGCACACGTCTCTGCTCTCTCCACGCTCAGACCAACGTACACAGCTATACCAGAAGCTCATGCAGATGAACCTCCACCTTCTGTTCTATCCTTGCTTCCTAAGTTTAGTGCACTCCTAGAGTGGCCTAGCTAGTTGCAATACACTACCGGACTGGTATACCGCAATCATCTCGATTTGAAATGATTGATGGCCCCACCATCTTGCCAGTCCGCCATGCATTTGTTCCCAAATCAACTCACGAAGCAGAAGGCGGGCCACGACAAACCCGCTTTCAACTCCCAAAGCCCTTTCTTGCTTGTAAACATGACCGTGCGCCTTGATCTTCTGCGGTCTGTTTAGACTTCGTAACGGCTGTCCAGTTGCGCCGCGCCTGCTTGTCCAAAGGTATTGCTGGCTCCGGTCGATGATGCTGCCCGACTCCGCGGACCAATATGATTGGACATGGACACTCCATGGCACTTCGAGCTTGCGCCTCCACGCAGTTGAGAGAATCAACAACTCAACTGCTCGCACCAGGCATTTGACCTTTGTCCGCCAGAAGCGATCGGTATCAAACACTGTTCACCTACCGCCGTCGAACAAGAAAGGCCGGAAGTAGCCTCCACTTGGGAGCAACCGCGCCAACGTTTGTCGAGCCACAGCATCAGCGGTGCGGGGAACTTCTACGAGTCTCGGGATTGACCGTGCAAACCCCGCTGCCAGTACCTAGCCATGCCTTCTGTCAATCTCAGCCAGGCCATGCATTTGATCGGATGGACCACTGCTCTTTGTCACTTAGCTGGTGCGATTGCCTCTGGCCTGTGGTTCTATCCCACGTTCGCGCGTTCCAAGCCCGCACCATCGTCTCAGACCAGGGACAGCTCAAGCCCCGCACGATCCACGCGACAAGACGTCCGCCTCTGTCAAGTTAACCCTGACAAGAGCGAGACAGACACCGACATCGACATCATTGCCATTCATGGCGTCGACACAAAGTCGCCAGACACGTGGACATGGGTAGACCCCAACGATCCCAACAATACCGTTAACTGGCTGGCCGACCCGCGAATGCTCCCGAGTCAAGTGGAAGCAGCTCGCATCTTCACATGCGACTGGCCTGCCGATCTGCTTCAGCCGTCAGACTTGGTCCAGAAGACGGACGACGAGATCGCTTTGCTCCTATTCGAAGGAATCAAGAGAGATCTCTTGAGAACGCATGATAAAAAGAAAGTAGACCGGCCGATTCTCTTCATCGCTTCCTGCCTTGGGGGAATCATCTTGGCAAAGGCTCTTGTGGGCGCCGATTATAAATCCAGCAGCTATTATAGTCTGAGGACAGCAACACGTGGGATtatcttcctcgccaccccGTTTGGAGGGACTTCGTTCGAAGACGTAGCTATCTGGGCAGATCCAGGTCTGACCGTATGGGCTCTGATCCGTCGCCGAGAAGTGAGTAACCTGCTCGGCTGGGTGAAGGGATCGACCTTCTCTCTTGAGGCACTAGTTCGGAGGTTCACGCGGCTATGTCAAGATAATCACAACCCCTGCCGTGTGTTCTGCTTTTACGAACTTGGAAAAACGAATCTCTGGCGCAAGGTATTTCCTTGGCTGCCAGCCTCACTCCCTGGATGGAAGCAGGTGAGAACCGCGACGCACCGACGTCCCAGAGCTACGACTAACGATTCCCAGCTGGTTGACATGAGGTCAGCAATCCTTCAAATCGTCCTTGAACCGCTGCCGCTCGATCGAACCCACCGCCTGATGAACAAATTCGACGGCCCTAAATGTCCGGACTACAAACAAGTCTCTGGAAAGATTCTAGAGTTTCTCACGAAGATATGTAATGGAACCCCCCTCGCACAGGCGGACACCAGGATTCGCAATGTGCACTATTCGCTGAACGGCTCAAAATTGAACGACTATCGGGCGACCTGCTACCGATGGACAGATGCTACATCAATCTGGCCATTGTCGAGTGGCCTAGCGATAATGCAACTCacggaggaaaaggagataCAGCACAACAGTCTTCCCCGTTTTCGCTCCTCGCCCGACTAAATGTGGAGACACCGGACAAGACGATCGAGGTCACGCTGCCGACGCTGTTTGAGCCCCGCAAGTCACAGGACGGCCAGAAGAAACAGCCAAGTCGCATCCTGATCCGTGGACGGGCAGGAGTGGGTAAGACTACTCTATGCAAGAAGATTGTCCATGATTTTAAATACAACAACCTATGGCAGGGCTTGTTCAATCGCGTGCTTTGGGTACCACTGCGGAACCTGAAGGTGGAAAAGAGACAGAGTGCCGGATACAACTTCCGGGATTTGTTTTACCATGAGTATTTCTCTCAAGATCTCGAAGGCCGCGAGCTCTCCGAAGCATTGTGGCGCGCCTTGAAGGACACCAAGAGCGGCAGGACTTTgctcatcctcgacggctTCGACGAAGTGTCACAGGGCCTAGGCGGTGACATGTCCGTCTTCCTCGAAGAGCTCTTGAATCAGCCAaatgtcatcatcactgcccGGCCCAACGcacggcttcctcctcggctaGATCCTCTTGACCTCGAGTTGGAAACCATTGGATTCTACCCGGACCAAATCACGGCCTACATTGAAAACACCTTTACCGATCGAGAAACGCGCGAACGCGATTTGGAAAAGATCAAAGAGGTTCAATCGTTTCTGCAACGCCATCCGCTCATGCAAGGTCTAATGCGTATCCCGATCCAGCTAGATGCGTTTTGCTACACCTGGAATGGTTTTCCTCGGGAAGGTGTGCCGGAGACCATGACAGCTGTCTACAAAGCTATCGAGGCGAGTCTGTGGAAAAAAGATATCTTGAAGCtacagaaaaagaaggatgGTGAGCCTCTAACGGGAGACCAGATTAAGAAGGCTAGCCGGAAAAAGATTGAAAGCTTCGTGGAGCAGGAGCTCAGATTCCTTGAGTGCCTTGCCTTTTTGGGGTTCTATGACGACGTGATAGACTTCGATTGGGAACTTCGAAACGCTGTTTCTGATAGATTTGCATCAGATCTCCTACTTGATAAAGATCTGCCTTGTCTCTCATTCCTACGAACGTCGGACCCTTCATCAAACGATCAAGATCGAAATTACCACTTCTTACACCTCACGTTTCAAGAGTATTTTGCAGCACGGTATTTCATTCGACAGTGGAAAGATAAACAACAGCTCAACTGTCTGCAACTCAGCCGTGACAATTGTAACAATATGGAACCTGCCACTTTCCTTGAGAAGTACAAATACGATCCTCGCTACGATATCTTCTGGCGCTTTGTCGCAGGATTACTCGATGCCGATGACATGGCcctcgacttcttccagATGATTGAGAAGGAACCACGCGATCTCCTAGGACCTACGCACCAACGCCTTGTCATGCATTGCCTGAGCGAAGTTGAGCGGAAGGAGTCAAATTTCACGGGACTTCGAGCGAGGCTAGAAAACCAACTAGAACAGTGGCTACTGTTTGAATCCGATTCTACGGGGAATTCCAAACTAGTCCATGAAATGGAGTGTCCGGGGCAGGTCCTGTCCAATGTATTAACGCAAGCATCTGAAGGCGAAAGAACGGTTCTTCTCGAATCACTATCTAAACGAACAGCAGTGCCGTTCAATGTTATAAAAGTCGTATTTCCCTGGCTGACCAACCGCACCTCTGCACGCCAATGTGCTGCTATCTTGCGTATGTTAGGAAACCAGCATAATAACTTACCGGACAAGATCCATCAAAGCATCGCAGCACGGCTCAAGCATGAGAACGGGAGCGTCCGGGAGGCAGCAATCGAGGCGCTTCGAGGCCGCGCCGACCTCCCTAACCAGGTGCTCCAAAGCATCGCAGCACGGCTCGAGGATAAGGACAGGGGCGTCCGGGAGGCAGCAATCGAGGCGCTTCGAGGCCACGCCCACCTCCCCGACCAGGTGCTCCAGAGCATCGCAGCACGGCTCGAAGATAAGGACGGGGGCGTCCAGTGGGCAGCAATCGAGGCGCTTGGAGGCCgcgccgacctccccgaccagGTATTCCAGAGCATTGCAGTAcggctcgaggatgaggacggggGCGTCCGGCGGGCAGCAATGAAGGCGCTTCAAGGCCgcgccgacctccccgaccagGTGCTCCAGAGCATCGCAGCAcggctcgaggatgaggactgGCACGTCCAGTGGAAAGCAATCGAGGTGCTTCTATATCAATCAGCATTATCGTTAGATGTCCTCATCCCACATATCCGATCCTTTTACGACGCTTTACTCCAGGAGAGCTTCAGGGAGCATTTATTCTGGTACGCTTCGGAAAGAAGTTTTATAGGGACTAATCTTCGCCATATCTATTTAACTAGCGAGCAACATAACGGTAAGGAGGTGGTTAGGAAGCTACTGTTAGAGAAGGGCGCTGCCAACGTAAATGATAGACGCAGAGCGCTACTGTCCATACTAAGTTACTAAGAACTGGGAGGAAGCGGTGGTGTAGTTATTATAGCTAACTTAACGTATtttataagcgagtcgtgggTACAAGCGAGCCGTGGGTTCTCCACTACCTACCAACAACTattgtgacggctgtggcggcgtcaccatatatataccactggagcgagccaagccaggaagcttggctcacttgtagcttttgatagcaatcacagtgggtatggtgcagtggtccggcctgccgtgacaacTATCCTTAATTACTACATACAACACTAGTAACTAACTACAATTTCCTCTGCAATAGATGTATCAGATGATTctccagcctcctggcaagtgcgcgcgttatggccaggcttgccgcacacaccacagcaccgaaccttcgtatgagacccccctgcaccactaccatccggctgcgtttcttgcactccctctccacccacggccttgttatccagtagatcgtgtgcatcctgcacagtaagtgatcctccgagacgtacgcgtgtttttttggctctccggcgtttgcttagtgcctcgttggccttacggagcgaAGCGACCTCTGACTCGAGGAGAGCCACTCGATGCATTATAGCTGTTGTACCCttggcaagctggtccacagcagctaATATCGAAGTTagggagctattttgatggttgacAATGCGTGTCTTaatgagcgttgactgcgattcggcttctcgagggttgtgtggtgtctggaagacccaaggttgcgCAACGCCAGGCCGTgaggtcgggggtgttggcgtacaaAGCTTGAtatccagcttggaaagca from Podospora pseudocomata strain CBS 415.72m chromosome 3, whole genome shotgun sequence includes:
- a CDS encoding hypothetical protein (EggNog:ENOG503P1PW; COG:U), coding for MLPSQVEAARIFTCDWPADLLQPSDLVQKTDDEIALLLFEGIKRDLLRTHDKKKVDRPILFIASCLGGIILAKALVGADYKSSSYYSLRTATRGIIFLATPFGGTSFEDVAIWADPGLTVWALIRRRELVDMRSAILQIVLEPLPLDRTHRLMNKFDGPKCPDYKQVSGKILEFLTKICGHQDSQCALFAERLKIERLSGDLLPMDRCYINLAIVEWPSDNATHGGKGDTAQQSSPFSLLARLNVETPDKTIEVTLPTLFEPRKSQDGQKKQPSRILIRGRAGVGKTTLCKKIVHDFKYNNLWQGLFNRVLWVPLRNLKVEKRQSAGYNFRDLFYHEYFSQDLEGRELSEALWRALKDTKSGRTLLILDGFDEVSQGLGGDMSVFLEELLNQPNVIITARPNARLPPRLDPLDLELETIGFYPDQITAYIENTFTDRETRERDLEKIKEVQSFLQRHPLMQGLMRIPIQLDAFCYTWNGFPREGVPETMTAVYKAIEASLWKKDILKLQKKKDGEPLTGDQIKKASRKKIESFVEQELRFLECLAFLGFYDDVIDFDWELRNAVSDRFASDLLLDKDLPCLSFLRTSDPSSNDQDRNYHFLHLTFQEYFAARYFIRQWKDKQQLNCLQLSRDNCNNMEPATFLEKYKYDPRYDIFWRFVAGLLDADDMALDFFQMIEKEPRDLLGPTHQRLVMHCLSEVERKESNFTGLRARLENQLEQWLLFESDSTGNSKLVHEMECPGQVLSNVLTQASEGERTVLLESLSKRTAVPFNVIKVVFPWLTNRTSARQCAAILRMLGNQHNNLPDKIHQSIAARLKHENGSVREAAIEALRGRADLPNQVLQSIAARLEDKDRGVREAAIEALRGHAHLPDQVLQSIAARLEDKDGGVQWAAIEALGGRADLPDQVFQSIAVRLEDEDGGVRRAAMKALQGRADLPDQVLQSIAARLEDEDWHVQWKAIEVLLYQSALSLDVLIPHIRSFYDALLQESFREHLFWYASERSFIGTNLRHIYLTSEQHNGKEVVRKLLLEKGAANVNDRRRALLSILSY